One genomic region from Vanacampus margaritifer isolate UIUO_Vmar chromosome 2, RoL_Vmar_1.0, whole genome shotgun sequence encodes:
- the cactin gene encoding splicing factor Cactin: MGSKSRRRSRSVSRSRSQDRPNRSRVSRSKSPERRPNRSQILDPKRSARGHARSDSRDSGSSSPDRRRPQHRGRSSSRSGSESDKRQIMQRVRSKSKDNSSSSDSDHTKERGRRSNMQIRRGTSQERRRERSSSGSQDGSNERERGRRRSLSRDRQRQKEQRDRDRERKSERDKSKRSSEGEPGRSGKGRDRGRPQSSSADSSDSSGSDRESKTAKDKEAQKNQKEMMKALETPEEKRARRLAKKEAKEKKRREKMGWSEEYMGYTNADNPFGDNNLLGTFKWQKALDKKGIGHLGEKDLKERNKRIQEENRRELQKVKQLRLEREREKAMRETELEMLQREKEAEHFKTWAEQEDNFHLHQAKLRSKIRIRDGRAKPIDLLAKYISAEDDDLAVEMHEPYTFLNGLTVTDMDDLLEDIKVYMELEQGKNVDFWRDMTTITEDEISKLRKLEASGKGPGDRRDGINTAVSSDVQTVFKGKTYSQLQALHLNIETKIRAGGSNLDIGYWESLLQQVRVYMARARLRERHQDVLRQKLFKLKQEQGVDSEPLFPIIKDEPLGHAIDTRAGGRAGESTSEEPGPSSSLSSQNSKKVPAGEDGPSTSSAEHAERSEEGRESGGKKKDEEKGEEAEAVLTEEDLIQQSQAEYDSGRYSPAVLATSELPLDTHTITPEEDAHRLQLARRQLQVTGDASESAEDAFVRRAKEGMGNDEAQFSVEIPVTGKMYLWADKYRPRKPRFFNRVHTGFEWNKYNQTHYDFDNPPPKIVQGYKFNIFYPDLINKRSTPQYFLEPSPDNKDFGILRFHAGPPYEDIAFKIVNREWEYSHRHGFRCQFANGIFQLWFHFKRYRYRR; the protein is encoded by the exons ATGGGTTCGAAATCAAGACGACGATCCCGTTCTGTGTCCAGAAGTCGAAGCCAGGACCGGCCAAATAGATCCAGAGTAAGCAGGTCTAAATCTCCAGAGAGAAGGCCGAATCGCTCTCAAATTCTGGACCCAAAACGATCCGCTCGGGGCCACGCACGGTCCGACAGTCGCGATTCCGGTAGCAGCTCACCAGACAGACGACGGCCTCAACATCGGGGCCGTTCAAGTTCTCGAAGTGGCTCGGAGAGTGACAAGAGGCAAATAATGCAACGTGTCAGGAGCAAATCTAAGGACAATTCGTCCAG TTCTGATTCAGATCATACTAAAGAAAGAGGGAGAAGAAGCAACATGCAGATCCGAAGAGGAACATCTCAAGAGAGAAGGAGGGAAAGGTCTTCTTCAGGCTCCCAAGATGGAAGCAATGAAAGAGAGCGAGGAAGACGGAGAAGCCTCAGTAGAGATAGACAGAGACAGAAGGAGCAGCGAGACAGAGATAGAGAGAGGAAATCGGAACGAGACAAAAGCAAAAGGAGTAGCGAAGGCGAGCCTGGAAGGAGCGGGAAAGGCCGAGACCGAGGGAGACCTCAGTCCAGTTCGGCCGACTCCTCTGACAGCTCTGGCTCTGATCGGGAGAGCAAGACCGCCAAAGACAAGGAAGCCCAAAAAAACCAGAAGGAGATGATGAAGGCTCTGGAGACACCAGAAGAGAAGCGGGCCAGGAGGTTGGCCAAGAAGGAGGCGAAGGAAAAGAAGAGGAGAGAAAAGATGGGTTGGAGTGAAGAGTACATGGGATACACCAATGCCGACAACCCTTTTGGTGATAATAACCTATTGGGCACGTTCAAATGGCAAAAG gcTTTGGATAAGAAAGGTATCGGACACCTCGGAGAGAAAGATCTTAAGGAGAGGAACAAACGCATCCAGGAGGAGAATCGCCGAGAACTTCAGAAG GTAAAGCAGCTGCGTTTGGAGCGTGAGCGAGAGAAAGCAATGAGGGAGACGGAGCTGGAGATGctacagagagagaaagaagcgGAGCATTTCAAGACCTGGGCCGAACAAGAGGACAACTTCCACCTGCATCAGGCCAAACTGCG GTCTAAGATTCGAATCCGCGATGGCCGTGCGAAACCCATCGACCTGCTGGCCAAGTACATCAGCGCCGAAGATGACGATCTCGCTGTTGAGATGCACGAACCGTACACCTTCCTCAATGGGCTGACAGTCACAGACATGGATGATCTTCTGGAGGATATTAAG GTTTACATGGAGCTGGAACAAGGCAAGAACGTGGATTTCTGGAGAGACATGACCACCATCACGGAGGACGAAATCAGCAAGCTGAGAAAACTGGAGGCCTCCGGAAAAGGACCGG GTGACCGGCGTGACGGCATCAACACGGCCGTGAGCAGCGACGTGCAGACGGTGTTCAAAGGGAAGACGTACAGCCAGCTGCAGGCGCTGCACCTCAACATAGAGACCAAGATCCGGGCCGGCGGGTCCAACCTGGACATCGGCTACTGGGAGAGTCTGCTTCAGCAGGTCCGAGTCTACATGGCAAGAGCCAG GCTGAGAGAGCGACATCAGGATGTGCTGCGTCAGAAGCTGTTCAAGCTGAAGCAGGAGCAAGGCGTGGACAGCGAACCCTTGTTCCCCATCATTAAGGACGAGCCACTCGGCCACGCCAT TGACACCAGAGCAGGAGGCCGAGCAGGAGAGTCAACATCAGAAGAGCCCGGCCCGTCGTCTTCCCTCTCATcccaaaacagcaaaaaagtgCCCGCAGGCGAGGACGGCCCGTCCACATCTTCAGCGGAACACGCTGAGCGCAGTGAGGAGGGAAGAGAAAGCGGTGGGAAGAAAAAGGATGAGGAGAAAGGAGAGGAGGCGGAGGCGGTGTTGACGGAGGAGGACCTGATTCAGCAGAGCCAGGCGGAGTACGATTCGGGTCGCTACAGCCCCGCGGTGCTGGCGACCTCCGAGCTGCCGCTGGACACGCACACCATCACCCCCGAGGAGGACGCGCACAGGCTGCAGTTAGCACGCAGGCAGCTGCAGGTCACAG GGGACGCCAGCGAGAGCGCCGAGGACGCCTTTGTGCGTCGAGCCAAAGAGGGAATGGGCAACGACGAGGCGCAATTCAGCGTGGAGATTCCCGTCACGGGCAAGATGTACCTGTGGGCGGACAAATACCGCCCGCGAAAACCTCGCTTCTTCAACAGGGTCCACACCGGGTTTGAGTGGAACAAATACAATCAGACCCATTACGACTTTGACAACCCTCCACCCAAGATCGTCCAGGGctataaatttaatattttctacCCGGACCTGATAAACAAGCGCTCCACCCCTCAGTACTTCCTGGAGCCCAGTCCCGACAACAAGGACTTTGGGATCCTCAGGTTCCACGCCGGCCCGCCGTACGAGGACATCGCCTTCAAGATAGTCAACAGAGAGTGGGAGTATTCGCACCGACACGGCTTCCGCTGCCAGTTTGCCAATGGGATCTTTCAGCTGTGGTTCCACTTCAAGAGGTACCGCTACAGGAGATGA